The genomic window GATGGAGCGGCATGGTCTGAGCCGTTAGTTGGGCTGAATGATCGCAGCCGGCGCGTGGTGCTAGCCTCCCTGCGGCACCGGCAAACTTTTTACGGCGTCGGGTTCGACGCAGCGCTCCAAATGCGGTTCCCGGCTTATGCGCTGGTGCAGGTAGCGATAAGCCCGCCCGATCGCGCGCCACAGCTTAGGCAGCAGCCAGATCATCGCCGCGACGGACAGCGCCAGCACGCACACGAATCCGAATGGATGGTTCAACGCAAGCCACAAACCGCCGACCACGGCTGCATCCTCGGCGACCGATGCGGCCCAGTTGCTGACCGGCTCAGGGGAGGTATTGATCAGCAGGCGAGAGCCGGCTTTGGTAAAGTGCGTCCCCGCAGCCAGACTGCCGCCGACGATGGCGGCCGCGAGTTGCACGGCGGGGCCGATCTCACCCACCGCGCCGGCCGCCAGCACCGCGCCGGCGGGGATGCGGATTAACGTGTGCAGGCTGTCCCAGCCGGAGTCGACCCCGGGCAGCTTGTCCGCGAAAAACTCGATCGCATACATCAGCCCGGCGGCACCGATCACCAACGGATCGGACAGAATTTCAAGGCCCTGCGGCAAATCGACGTGACCGCCCGCGCCCAGCGCGCCTAAGGTCAGCATGGCGGCGTAAAGATTGATGCCGCTGGCCCACGACACGCCCAGGGTCAGGGCGATGATGCTGACGATGTCCTGATACTGTTCCACGTGACGCCTCCGCGAATCCAGGAGTGAACCTAAATCATGCGCGGTGCGCATGGGTGTTGCAACTCAGTGCGTCGCTCTCGACGTGGCGAGCACCTTTTCGACGCCGCTGAGCGGATGCGTTACGGACGCTTGTCCCGCACGTATTTCGGAGCCTGTGCGCCGGGCGTACCGTAAATCTGCTGCGAGGGATAATATTCTGCGGCGAGCTGCACCTCGCCGGCGGCATTTTCCCCTGCCTGATCCGCGATCAGCGCCAGCGCCACGTCGATGCCCGCCGAAATGCCGGCCGCGCTCCAGACGTTCCCATCCCGTACGACCCGTGCCTCAGTTACGGTGACATCCGGCAGCGCTTGCAGGCGTTCCAGCGAGGCCCAGTGCGTGGTAGCGCGCTTGTGCGCCAGCAGACCGGCGGCCTGCAGAATGAAGGCGCCGGTGCATACCGACACCACCGCCTTGCACGAGCGCGCGCTCGCGGCTACAAAGTACACGAGCCTGGGATTGGTGACTTCGCCGCGGGTGCCCTGGCCGCCCGGCACCAGCAGGTAGTCGAGCCGCGGACAATTGTCGAAGGTATAGTCGGACGCGATTCGCAGGCCTTTCGCGCACGTAATCTGGCCGCCGGTTTCACTAACGGTGAACACCGCACCCGGGCCGCCTGGCTGCAGGCCCCACGTTGTGATCATCTCCCAGGGGCCGACCAGGTCGAGTTCTTCGAGCTGGGGAAAAAGCAAAAAGCCAAAATTCATGGGTCCTCTCCAGAGCCTGTAAAATCAATGAATACAGAAATGACTAGGTTAAGGTTGCGCCGTCGCGTATACTCGCGGCCAAGTTTGTCGTAGCGCGCCCCGTCCGCGCCCCGCGGAAGCCGTGTAGAAGCGTTTCCGGGGCATGTCCTACAAGTACACGTACCCTGCCTGCAAACCATTTTCCACGCCACCCCCTCAATCGCTTGAGTTTGAGTGGTGTTTCCACGCACTCGATTGTCTGCGGCGCCATGGCGCCGCGGCAGCTTAAACTTCAAGGAGTATCGAATGGCATTTTCTTCGCTCGGTTTGTCGGATGGAATTCTGCGTGCAAT from Gammaproteobacteria bacterium includes these protein-coding regions:
- a CDS encoding DUF4126 domain-containing protein gives rise to the protein MRTAHDLGSLLDSRRRHVEQYQDIVSIIALTLGVSWASGINLYAAMLTLGALGAGGHVDLPQGLEILSDPLVIGAAGLMYAIEFFADKLPGVDSGWDSLHTLIRIPAGAVLAAGAVGEIGPAVQLAAAIVGGSLAAGTHFTKAGSRLLINTSPEPVSNWAASVAEDAAVVGGLWLALNHPFGFVCVLALSVAAMIWLLPKLWRAIGRAYRYLHQRISREPHLERCVEPDAVKSLPVPQGG
- a CDS encoding DJ-1/PfpI family protein translates to MNFGFLLFPQLEELDLVGPWEMITTWGLQPGGPGAVFTVSETGGQITCAKGLRIASDYTFDNCPRLDYLLVPGGQGTRGEVTNPRLVYFVAASARSCKAVVSVCTGAFILQAAGLLAHKRATTHWASLERLQALPDVTVTEARVVRDGNVWSAAGISAGIDVALALIADQAGENAAGEVQLAAEYYPSQQIYGTPGAQAPKYVRDKRP